Proteins from a single region of candidate division Zixibacteria bacterium HGW-Zixibacteria-1:
- a CDS encoding 50S ribosomal protein L31 produces MKPKIHPQYFDTTITCACGSVIQTRSTVKDIRVEICSNCHPFFTGRQKLVDTAGRIERFRRKYGLDKDNKPKSQSKDS; encoded by the coding sequence ATGAAACCGAAGATACATCCTCAATATTTTGACACGACGATCACTTGTGCCTGCGGGAGTGTGATTCAGACCAGATCGACGGTTAAAGACATCAGAGTGGAAATTTGTTCCAATTGCCACCCTTTCTTTACCGGACGGCAGAAACTGGTTGACACCGCCGGACGTATTGAGCGCTTCCGTAGAAAATACGGATTGGACAAGGATAATAAGCCAAAATCCCAGTCCAAAGACTCCTAG
- a CDS encoding DUF1385 domain-containing protein, producing MPDLSVGGQAVIEGVMMRSKDRVSTAVRIPSGEILVKTENYISLSKKFKILGWPILRGVVTFFEMLVIGVKTLNFSADIAVKEVEKEEAIAEGKVYVPGEKSHNNLALIGTVVFALALGILIFFFTPIAIASWLGIERDAVVFNLVAGAVRVILFLAYVWLISLFGEFKKVFQYHGAEHKSIFAYENGEELTTENVSRYTTFHPRCGTSFILIVALFAILIYSISDSVYAIIMGYPPALLTRFAVHFSLLPLVAGGSYELLKLSGKTRENSITKVLIQPGLWLQRITTKEPSTEQMEVAIVALESALGITDSKISVNKTCL from the coding sequence ATGCCGGATTTAAGTGTTGGCGGCCAGGCGGTCATTGAAGGGGTCATGATGCGGTCGAAAGATCGTGTCTCCACCGCAGTGCGTATTCCATCGGGCGAGATTCTTGTCAAAACCGAGAATTACATTTCACTAAGCAAAAAATTCAAGATTCTTGGCTGGCCCATTTTGCGCGGTGTCGTCACTTTTTTTGAAATGCTCGTCATCGGCGTCAAAACGCTCAATTTCTCCGCCGATATCGCCGTCAAAGAGGTCGAGAAGGAAGAAGCCATCGCCGAAGGCAAAGTCTATGTCCCGGGCGAAAAAAGCCACAACAACCTGGCTCTTATAGGAACCGTTGTCTTTGCGCTGGCGCTCGGAATACTGATTTTCTTTTTCACTCCGATCGCCATTGCCTCATGGCTCGGCATCGAACGTGACGCCGTCGTCTTTAATCTTGTCGCCGGCGCGGTTAGAGTGATTTTATTTTTGGCTTATGTCTGGCTTATATCTTTGTTTGGCGAGTTCAAAAAAGTGTTTCAGTATCATGGGGCCGAGCATAAATCGATCTTCGCCTACGAAAACGGCGAAGAGCTGACCACCGAAAATGTCTCCAGATACACCACTTTTCATCCTCGCTGCGGAACAAGTTTTATCCTGATCGTGGCGCTGTTCGCAATTTTGATATATTCGATATCGGATTCGGTATATGCCATAATAATGGGCTACCCGCCCGCCCTTCTGACCCGCTTCGCGGTGCACTTTTCGCTGCTTCCGCTGGTCGCCGGCGGTTCCTATGAACTGCTCAAGCTGTCCGGCAAGACGCGCGAAAATTCCATTACAAAGGTTCTTATCCAACCCGGTCTCTGGCTGCAGCGAATCACGACCAAAGAACCTTCCACCGAGCAGATGGAAGTCGCCATTGTCGCGCTTGAATCGGCCCTCGGCATCACCGATTCAAAAATCAGCGTCAATAAGACTTGTCTTTAG
- a CDS encoding peptide chain release factor 1, translating to MIEKFEKRFDELNNMLLDPAVLSDQTKLKNISRERRQIEAVVKEGRIYRKCLSDIAGANEIIEQSEDPEMTEMARDELTSAGDLLQKTEEKLNQLLSPRDPNDVKNAIIEIRAGTGGNEAAIFAADLYRMYSKYAEDKGWKTETLSSNYIELGGIKEVIFMVKGDGAYGNLKFESGVHRVQRVPVTESQGRIHTSAATVAVLLEAEEIDIKIEENDIKVDVYRSSGPGGQSVNTTDSAVRITHLPTGLVVTCQDEKSQHKNKARALQVLRARLYDKMIEEQNREIAEERKSMVGSGDRSAKIRTYNFPQSRVTDHRIGLTLHRLDDILDGNLDELISALQKNDQEERLAQKKV from the coding sequence ATTATAGAAAAATTTGAGAAACGCTTCGACGAATTGAATAACATGCTGCTTGATCCGGCCGTGCTCTCCGACCAGACAAAGTTGAAAAATATTTCACGTGAACGCAGACAAATCGAGGCGGTCGTCAAAGAAGGACGGATATACAGAAAATGCCTCAGCGACATCGCCGGGGCAAATGAAATTATAGAGCAATCCGAGGATCCCGAAATGACCGAAATGGCCCGGGATGAACTGACCTCCGCCGGCGATCTGCTTCAGAAGACCGAAGAGAAACTGAATCAGCTTCTCTCTCCGCGCGATCCCAATGATGTAAAAAATGCCATTATTGAAATCAGGGCCGGAACCGGCGGCAACGAAGCGGCCATTTTTGCCGCCGATCTCTATCGGATGTATTCCAAATACGCCGAGGACAAAGGCTGGAAAACGGAAACGCTCTCCTCTAATTACATCGAGCTGGGTGGTATCAAGGAAGTTATTTTCATGGTCAAAGGCGATGGCGCCTACGGCAACCTGAAATTTGAATCCGGCGTGCATCGGGTGCAACGTGTCCCGGTCACCGAATCGCAGGGACGAATCCACACTTCGGCCGCAACCGTGGCGGTTCTTCTCGAAGCGGAAGAAATTGACATAAAAATCGAAGAGAATGATATCAAAGTCGATGTGTACCGCTCCTCCGGCCCGGGCGGACAATCGGTCAACACCACCGATTCGGCCGTAAGAATCACACATTTACCGACCGGTCTGGTTGTGACCTGCCAGGATGAAAAATCTCAGCACAAGAACAAGGCACGCGCCCTGCAGGTGTTGCGCGCCCGGCTGTATGATAAAATGATCGAGGAGCAAAATCGGGAAATCGCCGAGGAACGCAAATCGATGGTTGGTTCCGGGGACCGTTCGGCCAAAATACGCACCTACAATTTCCCCCAGTCGCGGGTGACCGATCACCGTATCGGCCTGACCCTGCATCGACTGGATGATATTCTCGACGGCAACCTGGATGAATTGATATCGGCCCTGCAAAAGAACGATCAGGAAGAAAGGCTGGCTCAAAAAAAAGTATAA
- a CDS encoding TdeIII family type II restriction endonuclease, with amino-acid sequence MAAFTDKARQEIIEVIEAFMTRILDRRISGEPFDETIETQKRPFHYALVPIEIWKSAKLERSFVTVMGQIGFEHIAKIIALDGNNHAENGFLKKGVIRKNQLDTIHDILYQLERSKETGRKPNLEAELKSLDALKNSGEEVEIEVMVDLYIKRKTSKEELFIEIKSSMPNADQTKVSKEKLYKIYCMDSQNKIYFALPDNPYLKKENYAWSHPKRYFDMKNDKIVVMGETFWNEIIGNSPKTWDYLIALFREVGGKYRDRIKSEYLGLR; translated from the coding sequence ATGGCCGCATTTACTGATAAGGCGAGGCAGGAAATAATAGAAGTCATTGAAGCTTTTATGACCAGAATCCTTGATAGAAGAATATCTGGCGAACCTTTTGACGAAACCATAGAAACACAAAAAAGACCTTTTCATTATGCACTGGTTCCCATAGAGATATGGAAGAGTGCAAAATTGGAACGTTCTTTTGTCACTGTAATGGGACAAATTGGCTTTGAGCATATTGCGAAAATAATCGCTTTGGATGGAAATAATCATGCTGAAAATGGATTTCTAAAAAAGGGGGTTATCCGTAAGAATCAACTGGATACTATACATGATATTCTTTATCAATTGGAAAGAAGTAAAGAGACCGGAAGAAAACCTAATCTTGAGGCTGAATTGAAATCCCTTGATGCCCTAAAAAACAGCGGAGAAGAAGTCGAAATTGAGGTTATGGTAGATTTATACATAAAAAGAAAAACGTCAAAAGAGGAATTGTTTATAGAAATAAAATCTTCAATGCCTAATGCAGATCAAACAAAAGTTTCAAAAGAAAAGTTATACAAAATATATTGTATGGATTCGCAAAATAAAATATATTTTGCCTTACCAGACAATCCTTACCTAAAGAAAGAAAATTATGCATGGTCTCATCCTAAGAGGTACTTCGACATGAAGAATGACAAGATCGTCGTAATGGGTGAAACGTTTTGGAATGAAATTATTGGGAATTCTCCCAAAACATGGGATTATTTGATTGCTCTATTTCGCGAAGTTGGCGGAAAATACAGAGACCGAATAAAGAGTGAATATCTAGGGTTAAGATGA
- a CDS encoding DNA methylase, giving the protein MNVFQLDKYLDCDLQDLNLNWKEKELPQTVRTKHVHKLHPYFGKFIPQLAEIFLRRFFSKGETVADPFMGSGTTLVEANLLDMNSIGIDVSEFNCIISKAKTRNYNIDKLRNEVFGILDRTRNFFLPDALFKEKIPAESLQTNSKYLNKWYLEKPLKEILAYKYFLNDYEYKETLMLIMSRAARSARNIPHYELDHPKDPVSGPYWCKKHSRMCYPVSEGLKFLEQYSKDTVRRIEEFSAVRKNTAIKIIHSDSRQVKYGEEISGVLTSPPYVGNIDYHRQHEYAYELFGIINNEDKEIGPMYRGRSKLAVKSYISDISEVLINLKKYLKENSPIIIVANDSLNIYPEIFNTASIKMKHVVNRQVDRRTGRRNLNYSESVFICES; this is encoded by the coding sequence ATGAATGTTTTTCAGTTAGATAAATATCTGGATTGTGATTTGCAGGATCTAAATTTGAATTGGAAAGAGAAAGAATTACCTCAGACTGTGCGCACGAAGCATGTTCATAAATTACATCCATATTTTGGCAAGTTTATTCCACAGCTAGCAGAAATATTTTTAAGAAGGTTTTTTTCCAAGGGTGAAACGGTGGCCGATCCTTTTATGGGAAGCGGAACGACACTAGTAGAGGCAAATCTACTTGATATGAATTCAATTGGCATAGATGTATCGGAGTTTAACTGTATAATTTCGAAGGCAAAAACGCGGAATTATAATATAGATAAACTGCGCAATGAGGTCTTTGGGATACTTGATAGAACAAGGAACTTTTTTCTGCCGGATGCATTATTCAAGGAAAAGATTCCTGCTGAATCGCTTCAAACTAATAGTAAATATTTAAATAAATGGTACTTGGAAAAGCCTTTGAAAGAAATCCTGGCATATAAGTATTTCTTAAATGACTATGAGTACAAAGAGACTCTGATGTTAATTATGAGTCGCGCAGCAAGATCGGCGCGCAATATTCCGCATTATGAACTTGATCATCCGAAGGATCCGGTTTCAGGGCCATACTGGTGCAAAAAACATTCTAGAATGTGTTACCCAGTGTCAGAGGGTTTGAAATTTCTTGAGCAATATTCAAAAGATACGGTTAGACGTATTGAGGAATTCAGTGCTGTTCGGAAAAATACTGCAATTAAAATAATCCACTCCGATTCAAGGCAAGTAAAATATGGCGAGGAAATTTCGGGAGTATTAACCTCTCCGCCATATGTTGGAAATATTGACTATCATAGACAACATGAATATGCATATGAGCTATTTGGTATTATTAATAATGAAGATAAAGAAATCGGACCGATGTATCGAGGCCGCAGCAAATTGGCTGTTAAGTCCTATATTTCTGATATATCGGAAGTTTTAATTAATTTAAAAAAGTATTTGAAAGAAAATTCCCCAATAATTATTGTGGCCAATGATAGTCTAAATATTTATCCTGAAATTTTTAATACAGCATCCATTAAGATGAAGCATGTTGTCAATAGACAGGTAGATCGTCGAACAGGGCGCAGAAACCTTAATTATTCTGAGAGCGTATTTATATGTGAGTCATAG
- a CDS encoding peptidase C69, whose amino-acid sequence MEKEKIAQLALDRCRSQGATYADVRIEKIEDENVSVSSGTVEPIEQTISHGIGIRVIKNGAWGFAATDDMSEKSIAEKAIEAVAIAEASAMVNKTPVVLAPVDAFQGQFVSPLEIDPFAISLDEKISFLMDIDKVMAEAGGETLNSRNCFAGFRRRDKYFVSSAGSLISQMLIQTGAGLSVGLTKGHRESYERSFPTSSGQYESKGFELLEELKSKDAVPQLVEEVKMLLSAEECPAKTTTLLLSGDQVSLQMHESIGHPLELDRVFGSERNFSGTSFATPENLNKLKYASDIVTVTSDPTTPHGLASYAYDDEGVAAYPADLIKNGLLVNYLSSRETAARIGLKSTAAMRANSWANIPIVRITNINLKPGDKSFEQLLSEIDDGIYMSGVRSWSIDDARRYFQFGCEIGWLIEGGKLTTPIKSPTYSGCTTDFWNKCSGIADKNSYRIWGTPNCGKGQPGQNARTAQGASPARFDHIEIGG is encoded by the coding sequence ATGGAAAAAGAAAAAATAGCACAACTGGCTCTTGATCGCTGCCGGTCACAGGGTGCCACTTACGCCGATGTCCGCATCGAGAAAATCGAAGATGAAAATGTTTCGGTATCAAGCGGCACCGTTGAACCGATCGAGCAGACGATATCTCACGGCATCGGAATCCGCGTCATCAAAAACGGCGCCTGGGGTTTCGCGGCCACCGATGATATGTCGGAAAAATCCATCGCTGAAAAAGCCATCGAGGCGGTGGCCATAGCCGAGGCCTCGGCCATGGTCAATAAGACCCCGGTGGTATTGGCGCCGGTCGATGCCTTCCAGGGACAATTCGTATCACCGCTCGAAATCGATCCCTTTGCGATTTCACTCGATGAAAAAATATCATTCCTCATGGATATCGACAAGGTTATGGCCGAAGCCGGCGGCGAAACGCTGAACTCAAGAAACTGTTTTGCCGGTTTTCGCAGAAGAGACAAATATTTTGTCTCATCCGCAGGATCACTTATTTCGCAGATGCTGATTCAAACCGGGGCCGGATTATCAGTCGGCCTGACCAAGGGTCACCGCGAAAGCTATGAGCGGTCGTTCCCGACATCTTCGGGTCAATATGAATCAAAAGGATTCGAACTGCTTGAAGAATTGAAATCGAAGGATGCCGTCCCGCAGCTAGTCGAAGAGGTCAAAATGCTGCTGTCGGCGGAAGAATGTCCAGCGAAGACGACCACCTTGTTGTTGTCGGGGGATCAGGTTTCATTACAGATGCATGAATCAATCGGCCACCCGCTGGAACTCGACCGCGTCTTCGGCTCGGAAAGAAATTTCTCCGGGACATCGTTCGCCACTCCCGAAAATCTGAATAAGCTTAAATATGCTTCCGATATTGTCACTGTTACCAGCGACCCGACCACACCGCACGGCCTGGCCTCCTATGCCTATGACGACGAAGGCGTCGCCGCATATCCGGCCGATCTGATAAAAAACGGCCTTCTGGTGAATTACCTGTCATCACGGGAAACCGCGGCCCGGATCGGGTTGAAATCGACCGCCGCGATGCGCGCCAATAGCTGGGCCAATATACCGATTGTCCGCATAACCAACATCAATCTGAAACCCGGGGATAAATCATTCGAACAGCTTTTGTCCGAGATCGATGACGGCATATACATGAGCGGGGTTCGCTCCTGGTCGATTGATGACGCCCGGCGGTATTTCCAGTTCGGCTGTGAAATCGGCTGGCTGATCGAAGGCGGCAAATTGACCACGCCCATTAAAAGTCCGACTTATTCCGGCTGTACCACCGATTTCTGGAATAAGTGCAGTGGTATCGCAGACAAAAATTCATACCGAATCTGGGGAACACCCAACTGCGGCAAGGGTCAGCCGGGACAGAATGCCCGGACGGCGCAGGGCGCCTCGCCCGCCCGCTTTGACCATATCGAGATAGGAGGATGA